Sequence from the Hamadaea flava genome:
ACACCTCCCCGGCGAAGCCGGGTTCGGGTGTGAGCAGATCGCCGACCCGGATCGCGCTGGAGCGGCTGCGCCGGGACAAAGTCGCCATGACCTGCTTCGGCATCTTCGTATTCTTCGTGCTGCTGGCCATCTTCGCGCCGCTGCTGGCCAAGCTGGAAGGCCAGGACCCGACCACCTACCACTTCGACCTGATCGACAAGCGCACGACGTTCCCGTACTCGGGCGCCAGCAGCGACCACTGGTTCGGCGTCGAGCCGCGGATCGGCCGCGACCTGTTCGCGCGCTGGGTCTACGGCGCTCGCCCGTCGCTGCTCGTCGCCGGGCTGGTCACCCTGGTCACGACCGTCGTCGGCGTCGTGATCGGGCTGCTGTCGGGCTTCTTCGGCGGCTGGGTCGACCGGGTGTTCTCGTGGATCATCGACTTCATCCTCAGCCTGCCCTACCTGATCTTCGCCATCGCGTTCCCGGCCGTGATCATCTCGGTCGTCTACGGCGGATCCGAGGGAACCACCCCCGAGCAGGTCGCCCGGGTCAGATTCATCTCGCTCATCGTCGTGCTGTCCTTCTTCGGCTGGGCGGGCCTGGCGCGACTCATCCGGGGCCAGGTCCTGTCGCTGCGCGAGCGCGAGTTCATCGCCGCTGCCCGCGTGCTCGGCATCCCCACCCGCCGGGTGCTGTTCCGGGAGCTGCTGCCGAACCTGATCGCCCCCATCGTCGTCTCCGCGTCGCTCGCGCTGCCCGGTTACATCGTGGCTGAAGCGGGTCTCACCTTCCTCGGCGTCGGGTTGATGGACCCCACGCCGTCCTGGGGCGTGACCATCGCCTCCGCGCAGAACTACTACGACACGTACCCGCTCTACCTGTGGGTGCCCGTGCTCGGCATCACCATCCTGGTCCTCGCGCTGAGCCTGCTCGGCGACGCCGTGCGTGATGCGTTCGACCCCAAGACCCGCCGCTAGTCCGGGTCTGGCCAACAAAGAAGATAAGAGGTGACAACTCGTGAGGCGACTCAGGACAACCGTCGTCGTCGGCGCGGTCATCGCGCTCGCCGCGGTGGGCTGTAGCCCGTCGAAGAGCGGGCCGGGCGGCACCAACCCGACGAGCGGTATCGGCCAGGCGCAGACCGCGGTCGACCCGGACGCCAAGGGCCCCGCGCCCGAGGTCTCCGGCGCGAAGAAGGGCGGGACCATCACGGTCTACTCCCAGTCGACGCCGAACACGTTCGACCCGACCGACGTCTACTACGTCGACGCGAACGAGATCGGCAAGCTCATGTGGCGTACGCCGACCCAGATCGCGCTGCGCAACGGCAAGGCGGTCCTCGTTCCGGACCTGACCGACCTGGGCACGCCGTCGGCTGACGGCCTGACCTGGACCTTCAAGATGAAGGGCTCGTTCAAGTACGAGGACGGCAGCGAGGTCAAGGTCGAGGATCTGGCGTACTCGATCAAGCGGTCCTTCGCGCACGACCTGTTCGCCAACGGCCCGACGTACCAGCTGACCTACTTCAAGGACGGCGACAAGTACAAGGGCCCGTGGGCCAGCGGCGACACCTACGCCGGTGTGGAGACCCAGGGCACCGACACCCTCATCGTCCACCTGGCCAAGCCGTTCGCGGACCTCGCCTGGTACATGACCTTCCCGATGTTCACCCCCATCCCGAAGGCCAAGGACACCAAGGACAACTACAAGAACAAGTGGATCTCGACCGGCCCGTACATGCTCGACGCGTACACGCCGGGGACGCAGCTGAAGCTGAAGAAGAACCCCAACTGGGACGCCAACAGCGACGCAGTGCGTCACCAGTACGTCGACAACTGGGACTTCAAGTGGGGCGCTGAGGACGTCGCGAACCAGAAGCAGATTCTGGCGAGCGCCGGCGGCGACGCGACCGCGCTGAACTACTCCAACATCGACGCCTCGCTGATCCCCGACATCGAGGCCGGCAAGAAGAGCCAGCTCGTCCAGGGCGACAGCCCCTGCACCATCGTGCTGCAGCTCGACACCCGGAAGATCCCGCTCGAGGTCCGCAAGGCGATCGCCAAGGCGTACCCGTCGGACCAGATCTGGCAGGCCGCCGGTCTCAACGACTACGTGGCCGAGCCGGCGACGACGATCATGCCGCCGTCGGTGGCCGGGTACAAGAAGTACCCGCCGGTCGCCGACCTCACCGGTGAGGGCAAGGGCGACCCGGCCGAGGCCAAGAAGCTGCTGGAGGCCGCCGGCAAGGTCGGCTTCGAGCTGAGCTGGTACTACGACAACACCAAGCCGATCTCGCAGCAGACCACCGCCATCCGCAAGGAGGCCCTGGAGAAGGCCGGCTTCACCGTCAAGCCGATCGGTGTCACCACCGCCGAGCTGCGCAGCAAGACGTCGGACTACGACGCTCCGGTCAACATGGGCCAGTCGCCCGCCGGCTGGTGCTCGGACTGGCCGACCGGTTCCAGCTGGTTCCCGGTGCTGTTCCAGACGCACAGCATCGCCGACGGCTCGAGCTGGGGCATGCTGCAGGACTCGGCGCTGGACGCGGAGATCGACGCCGTCGCGAAGCTGCCGGCCGCCGAGGCGACCGTCAAGTGGGCCGAGCTGGACCAGAAGATCATGGGCCAGTACATCGCGATCCCGCGTTACTACGACAAGCTCGCTTTCGTCATGGGCACCGGCATCGGCGGCGCCGAGGGCGACGGCACCATGGGCATGCCGTTCTTCCTGAACATGTACGTCAAGTAAGCGTTCCTCCACCCGGCCGGCGTCGCGAGGCGCCGGCCGGGTGCCCCGAAACTCTGCTCAATCGCCAACTCAACGGCACATGGAGGCTCCGGTGCTCCTCTACATCCTGCGGCGGCTCGCCAGCGCGATCTCGGTCATCATCGTGACCCTGGTGGCGAGCTTCGGGCTGTTCTATCTGGCGCCCACCGATCCCGCCGGCGTCATCTGCGGCACCCGCTGCACACCCGCCCGCTACGAGGAGATCTACAAGAGCCTCCACCTGGACCAGCCGGTCTGGCAGCAGATGCTGGACTACCTCCAAGGACTCGTGGTCGGCCGGACCTACACGTCGGGCGGGATCACCATCAATTGCTCGGCGCCCTGCCTGGGGTACTCGTACGGGCAAGGCCAGCCGGTGACGACGCTGCTCGCCAACGCCCTGCCGGTCACCATCTCGATCGTCTTCGGCTCCGCCATCGCGTACCTGCTGATCGGGGTGGCCGCGGGCACGTTCGCGGCCCGCCGTCGCGGTACCGCCCTCGACCGCGTCATGGTCGGCGGCACGCTGACGATCGGCTCCATCCCCTACTTCGTCGTGGCGCTCGTCGCGTCCCTCTACATCCCGCTGTACCTGGGCTTCATCCCGGACGCCGGCTGGACGCCGCTGACCGACAACCCGTTGAAGTGGTTCAGCGGACTGCTGCTGCCCTGGATCATCCTCGGCATCGTGAACTCCGCCTCGTACACTCGATATTCGCGCGCTTCGATGATTGAGTCGCTCAGTGAGGACTACGTGCGTACGGCGCGGTCCAAGGGCATC
This genomic interval carries:
- a CDS encoding ABC transporter permease, translated to MSRSPTRIALERLRRDKVAMTCFGIFVFFVLLAIFAPLLAKLEGQDPTTYHFDLIDKRTTFPYSGASSDHWFGVEPRIGRDLFARWVYGARPSLLVAGLVTLVTTVVGVVIGLLSGFFGGWVDRVFSWIIDFILSLPYLIFAIAFPAVIISVVYGGSEGTTPEQVARVRFISLIVVLSFFGWAGLARLIRGQVLSLREREFIAAARVLGIPTRRVLFRELLPNLIAPIVVSASLALPGYIVAEAGLTFLGVGLMDPTPSWGVTIASAQNYYDTYPLYLWVPVLGITILVLALSLLGDAVRDAFDPKTRR
- a CDS encoding ABC transporter permease, with the translated sequence MLLYILRRLASAISVIIVTLVASFGLFYLAPTDPAGVICGTRCTPARYEEIYKSLHLDQPVWQQMLDYLQGLVVGRTYTSGGITINCSAPCLGYSYGQGQPVTTLLANALPVTISIVFGSAIAYLLIGVAAGTFAARRRGTALDRVMVGGTLTIGSIPYFVVALVASLYIPLYLGFIPDAGWTPLTDNPLKWFSGLLLPWIILGIVNSASYTRYSRASMIESLSEDYVRTARSKGISERRVIYRHGLRAAMTPIATIFGLDVAFALTGALFTESIFGLPGLGLVTLRAFQKYDLPVLMGGVLVGVVVLVLMNLLVDLLYTVLDPRVRLA
- a CDS encoding ABC transporter substrate-binding protein; the encoded protein is MRRLRTTVVVGAVIALAAVGCSPSKSGPGGTNPTSGIGQAQTAVDPDAKGPAPEVSGAKKGGTITVYSQSTPNTFDPTDVYYVDANEIGKLMWRTPTQIALRNGKAVLVPDLTDLGTPSADGLTWTFKMKGSFKYEDGSEVKVEDLAYSIKRSFAHDLFANGPTYQLTYFKDGDKYKGPWASGDTYAGVETQGTDTLIVHLAKPFADLAWYMTFPMFTPIPKAKDTKDNYKNKWISTGPYMLDAYTPGTQLKLKKNPNWDANSDAVRHQYVDNWDFKWGAEDVANQKQILASAGGDATALNYSNIDASLIPDIEAGKKSQLVQGDSPCTIVLQLDTRKIPLEVRKAIAKAYPSDQIWQAAGLNDYVAEPATTIMPPSVAGYKKYPPVADLTGEGKGDPAEAKKLLEAAGKVGFELSWYYDNTKPISQQTTAIRKEALEKAGFTVKPIGVTTAELRSKTSDYDAPVNMGQSPAGWCSDWPTGSSWFPVLFQTHSIADGSSWGMLQDSALDAEIDAVAKLPAAEATVKWAELDQKIMGQYIAIPRYYDKLAFVMGTGIGGAEGDGTMGMPFFLNMYVK